From one Bombus affinis isolate iyBomAffi1 chromosome 9, iyBomAffi1.2, whole genome shotgun sequence genomic stretch:
- the LOC126920710 gene encoding protein lin-52 homolog isoform X2 — MNIMTTEDPTDQSDLICVEESLMSLEKLDRASPDLWPEQIPGVNEFVAQNSPQTEPSSWAAGLTPDDINQLHQLGNLSMGGLISEVKKLHDMAYQLGLEEAKEMTRGKYLNIFKHK, encoded by the exons ATGAACATAATGACTACAGAAGATCCAACGGATCAATCag acCTAATTTGCGTAGAAGAAAGCCTTATGAGTTTAGAGAAACTAGATAGAGCATCGCCTGACCTATGGCCCGAGCAAA TTCCAGGTGTAAATGAATTCGTAGCACAAAATTCACCTCAAACAGAACCGTCATCTTGGGCTGCTGGTCTCACACCTGATGATATAAATCAATTACATC AACTCGGAAATTTATCAATGGGCGGTTTAATATCTGAAGTGAAAAAGTTACACGATATGGCATATCAATTGGGATTGGAAGAGGCGAAGGAGATGACCCgtggaaaatatttaaacattttcaAGCATAAATAA
- the LOC126920710 gene encoding protein lin-52 homolog isoform X1 codes for MNIMTTEDPTDQSDLICVEESLMSLEKLDRASPDLWPEQSKYILYNFIAYFGQELQYIIYILTINEVPGVNEFVAQNSPQTEPSSWAAGLTPDDINQLHQLGNLSMGGLISEVKKLHDMAYQLGLEEAKEMTRGKYLNIFKHK; via the exons ATGAACATAATGACTACAGAAGATCCAACGGATCAATCag acCTAATTTGCGTAGAAGAAAGCCTTATGAGTTTAGAGAAACTAGATAGAGCATCGCCTGACCTATGGCCCGAGCAAAGTAAGTATATTCTATACAATTTTATAGCCTACTTTGGACAAGAATtacaatatatcatatatatattaacaATTAATGAAGTTCCAGGTGTAAATGAATTCGTAGCACAAAATTCACCTCAAACAGAACCGTCATCTTGGGCTGCTGGTCTCACACCTGATGATATAAATCAATTACATC AACTCGGAAATTTATCAATGGGCGGTTTAATATCTGAAGTGAAAAAGTTACACGATATGGCATATCAATTGGGATTGGAAGAGGCGAAGGAGATGACCCgtggaaaatatttaaacattttcaAGCATAAATAA
- the LOC126920710 gene encoding protein lin-52 homolog isoform X3 has protein sequence MNIMTTEDPTDQSDLICVEESLMSLEKLDRASPDLWPEQSVNEFVAQNSPQTEPSSWAAGLTPDDINQLHQLGNLSMGGLISEVKKLHDMAYQLGLEEAKEMTRGKYLNIFKHK, from the exons ATGAACATAATGACTACAGAAGATCCAACGGATCAATCag acCTAATTTGCGTAGAAGAAAGCCTTATGAGTTTAGAGAAACTAGATAGAGCATCGCCTGACCTATGGCCCGAGCAAA GTGTAAATGAATTCGTAGCACAAAATTCACCTCAAACAGAACCGTCATCTTGGGCTGCTGGTCTCACACCTGATGATATAAATCAATTACATC AACTCGGAAATTTATCAATGGGCGGTTTAATATCTGAAGTGAAAAAGTTACACGATATGGCATATCAATTGGGATTGGAAGAGGCGAAGGAGATGACCCgtggaaaatatttaaacattttcaAGCATAAATAA